A genome region from Arachis duranensis cultivar V14167 chromosome 6, aradu.V14167.gnm2.J7QH, whole genome shotgun sequence includes the following:
- the LOC107492672 gene encoding protein STRICTOSIDINE SYNTHASE-LIKE 10 — translation MSTVVVVTATVLALLAVTFAIFKPHQTLFAPPQLQASMDVLHAARLLHVTGALGPESLVFDRHGGGPYTGVADGRILKWEGDEVGWTEFAVTSSNRTECVRPFAPELEHICGRPLGLKFDKKSGDLYIADAYLGLKVVGPEGGLATQVVTEAEGQPFHFTNDMDISEDEDVIYFTDSSSAFPRRQFMFVLLHGDKTGRFLKYNKSTKEVSVLLRGLAFPNGVALSKDGSFVLIAETTTGKILRLWLHGPNAGEVNTFAVVPGFPDNIRRNSEGEFWVALHAKGTPFSRWVTSNAWIGQTLLKVGFNFKQLHSSFAGWKPHATAVKLSEKGEILEVLEDCEGKKLKFISEVEEKDGKLWIASVLMPFIGIYDL, via the exons ATGTCGACGGTGGTGGTTGTGACGGCAACGGTACTTGCACTATTGGCCGTCACCTTCGCCATTTTCAAGCCCCACCAGACCCTCTTTGCGCCGCCGCAGCTTCAAGCTTCCATGGATGTCCTACACGCCGCGCGCCTCCTCCACGTCACTGGAGCCCTTGGTCCTGAGAGTCTCGTGTTCGATCGTCACGGTGGAGGGCCATACACCGGCGTCGCCGATGGCCGGATTCTAAAGTGGGAAGGAGATGAAGTTGGTTGGACTGAGTTTGCTGTCACCTCTTCCAATAG GACGGAGTGTGTGCGCCCATTTGCACCGGAGTTGGAGCATATTTGTGGGAGGCCATTAGGACTAAAGTTTGACAAGAAAAGTGGAGATCTGTATATAGCTGATGCTTACCTAGGCCTAAAAGTAGTAGGACCCGAAGGGGGTTTGGCCACCCAAGTCGTAACGGAAGCTGAAGGTCAGCCGTTTCACTTCACCAATGACATGGATATCAGCGAAGATGAAGACGTAATCTACTTCACTGATTCTAGCAGTGCTTTTCCCAGAAG GCAATTTATGTTTGTGCTCCTTCATGGAGACAAGACTGGCAGGTTCTTGAAATATAACAAATCAACAAAAGAAGTGTCTGTTTTATTACGCGGCCTTGCTTTTCCAAACGGTGTTGCTTTGAGCAAAGACGGCTCGTTCGTGCTCATAGCAGAAACCACTACTGGCAAGATCCTAAGACTCTGGCTTCATGGACCTAATGCCGGTGAAGTCAATACTTTCGCAGTGGTTCCAGGATTCCCTGACAACATAAGGAGAAATTCGGAAGGCGAGTTTTGGGTGGCTTTGCACGCAAAGGGAACTCCTTTCTCGAGATGGGTTACTTCTAATGCATGGATTGGACAGACATTGTTGAAGGTTGGATTCAACTTCAAGCAGTTGCATTCGTCGTTTGCCGGGTGGAAGCCTCATGCTACTGCTGTAAAGCTAAGTGAGAAAGGTGAGATATTAGAAGTGTTGGAAGATTGTGAAGGGAAGAAGTTAAAGTTCATAAGTGAAGtggaagagaaagatgggaagCTATGGATTGCATCAGTGTTAATGCCTTTTATTGgcatatatgatttatga
- the LOC107492599 gene encoding protein STRICTOSIDINE SYNTHASE-LIKE 2-like: MKTHAEPHVMTAAVVVTMTVAVVLVAYLCGSSLKGGVDDDEYEAIPIENAVGPESFAFDPRGGGPYTGVSDGRIIKWDPTLNRWLNFALTSSPTRGKDDDEKSESEECGGSIEEQKKKEHICGRPLGLCFSNHTGELYVADAYKGLLVVGPHGGTASSLIPSTFTNSLDIDQTTGLVYFTTSSSIYQRRNYISLILSKDRTGRLMKYDPQSKELTLVLNNLAFANGVALSKDGDYILIVETTNCRVLKYWLSTPKAGTLEHFADLPGFPDNIKRSPRGGFWVGIHSRRQRLIQWILSYDWIGKVLVKVPLDITRIYSYLAKLKGSSGIVIRLSEQGDVLEVVEGLVGNSISEVEEKDGVLWVGSIDTPFAGKYKRIVK; the protein is encoded by the exons ATGAAGACACATGCAGAGCCGCACGTTATGACGGCTGCGGTGGTAGTGACCATGACGGTGGCAGTTGTTCTGGTAGCTTATTTGTGTGGTTCGAGCTTGAAAGGCggggttgatgatgatgagtacGAGGCCATTCCCATTGAAAACGCAGTGGGGCCGGAGAGTTTTGCTTTCGACCCTCGCGGTGGTGGCCCTTACACCGGCGTCTCCGATGGTAGAATAATCAAATGGGACCCTACTCTTAACCGCTGGCTCAACTTTGCCCTCACTTCTTCTCCCACCAG GGGcaaagatgatgatgaaaaatctGAATCCGAAGAGTGTGGAGGATCAATTGAGgagcagaagaagaaagaacacaTTTGTGGGAGGCCACTTGGTTTATGCTTCAGCAACCACACCGGTGAGCTTTATGTTGCTGATGCATACAAGGGCCTACTTGTTGTTGGGCCTCATGGTGGCACTGCCTCTTCACTCATCCCTTCCACCTTCACCAACAGTTTGGATATTGATCAAACAACTGGGCTAGTCTACTTCACTACCAGCAGTTCAATATACCAAAGAAG gaattatatatctttgatACTAAGCAAGGACAGAACAGGTAGGCTAATGAAATATGACCCACAAAGCAAAGAATTAACACTTGTCCTAAACAATCTGGCATTTGCAAATGGTGTAGCATTAAGCAAAGATGGTGACTATATCTTAATAGTAGAGACTACAAACTGCAGAGTACTCAAGTATTGGCTAAGCACACCGAAGGCTGGAACATTGGAACACTTTGCAGATCTTCCAGGTTTCCCTGACAACATCAAACGTAGTCCAAGAGGGGGATTCTGGGTTGGAATTCACTCAAGAAGACAGAGACTTATACAATGGATTCTGTCATATGATTGGATTGGAAAAGTATTAGTTAAGGTTCCTTTGGACATTACAAGGATATATTCATATTTGGCTAAGTTGAAAGGGAGTAGTGGAATTGTAATTAGGCTAAGTGAGCAGGGTGATGTGTTGGAAGTTGTTGAAGGTTTGGTTGGGAATTCTATTAGTGAGGTGGAGGAAAAAGATGGGGTCTTATGGGTGGGTTCCATAGATACACCCTTTGCTGGAAAgtacaaaaggatagtaaaGTGA
- the LOC107492671 gene encoding uncharacterized protein LOC107492671 has product MMPLTKLLSRTVSSCFSSSNGRPFAMAAKALQHCRYSSAAAQVAESETEALKDYADYRRSLYGHITHKALLVDAVGTLVLPSQPMAQIYRTIGEKYGVEYSEDEILHRYRRAYSQPWGKSRLRYVNDGRPFWQYIVSYSTGCSDSQYFEELYNYYMTDKAWHLCDPEAEKVFNALRKSGVKLAVVSNFDTRLRPVLRALNCENWFDAVAVSAEVAAEKPNPTIFLKACELLGVNPEDAVHVGDDRRNDVWGARDAGCDAWLWGSDVHSFKEVAQRIGVQV; this is encoded by the exons ATGATGCCGCTAACAAAGCTTCTCTCAAGAACCGtctcttcttgtttttcttcctcCAATGGCAGACCATTCGCCATGGCTGCAAAAGCCCTTCAACATTGCCGCTACTCTTCTGCGGCGGCGCAAGTTGCAGAGTCAGAAACAGAAGCACTCAAGGACTACGCAGATTACAGGAGGTCCCTTTATGGCCACATCACTCACAAGGCGCTTCTTGTTGATGCTGTTGGCACTCTTGTTCTCCCTTCTCAGCCCATGGCCCAG ATATATAGGACAATTGGGGAAAAATATGGAGTGGAGTACTCTGAGGATGAGATATTGCATAGATACAGAAGAGCTTATAGTCAACCTTGGGGCAAATCTCGTCTCAG ATATGTTAATGATGGTAGGCCATTCTGGCAATACATAGTTAGCTATTCCACCGGCTGTTCGGATTCTCAATACTTTGAAGAACTTTATAACTACTATATGACAGACAAG GCATGGCATCTTTGTGATCCTGAAGCAGAAAAAGTGTTTAATGCTCTTAGAAAATCTGGTGTCAAATTGGCTGTTGTATCGAATTTCGACACTCGACTGAGACCTGTCCTGCGGGCATTGAATTGTGAAAATTGGTTTGATGCAGTAGCAGTATCTGCTGAG GTTGCAGCTGAGAAGCCAAATCCAACCATATTTCTTAAAGCATGTGAACTACTGGGCGTAAACCCCGAGGATGCTGTTCATGTTGGTGATGATCGTAGAAATGATGTATGGGGTGCAAGAGATGCAGGCTGTGATGCTTGGCTTTGGGGAAGTGATGTTCACTCCTTTAAAGAG GTAGCTCAGAGGATTGGAGTGCAGGTCTGA
- the LOC107492670 gene encoding transcription factor bHLH100: protein MSMMLALSSPTSMFPNNMEWPLELEEEELSHSHHEYFNSEEYPLLSSSMAKKFNHNANERHRRKKINALYSSLRSILPVADQTKKMSIPATISRVLKYIPELQQQVEELIKKKEELLLRISRQGDINNDDAAAAAAMNKKGHHHQNSSGFLVSSSTISDSEVSIQIISSYGIQKCQVSEILVCLENHYALQLLNASSFDTFGGRLFYNLHFQMEMAHTLDTEVLSEKILSICEKHQRI from the exons ATGTCCATGATGCTTGCATTATCCTCTCCAACAAGTATGTTCCCTAATAACATGGAATGGCCCTTAGagttagaagaagaagaactaagTCATAGTCATCATGAATACTTCAACTCAGAAGAGTATCCATTACTCTCTTCTTCCATGGCCAAGAAATTTAATCACAATGCAAACGAGCGCCACCGCCGCAAGAAGATCAATGCCTTGTACTCTTCTCTCCGGTCAATCCTCCCTGTTGCAGATCAAACG aAGAAGATGAGCATCCCAGCAACAATTTCAAGAGTGTTGAAATACATACCTGAGTTGCAACAACAGGTGGAAGAACTGATCAAGAAAAAGGAGGAGCTCTTGTTGAGAATTTCTCGGCAAGGGGatattaataatgatgatgctgcagcagcagcagcaatgAACAAGAAAGGCCATCATCATCAGAACTCTTCTGGCTTTCTGGTTTCATCAAGTACGATCAGTGACAGTGAAGTTAGTATTCAGATCATTTCTTCTTATGGAATTCAAAAGTGTCAAGTATCTGAAATCTTGGTGTGTTTAGAAAATCACTATGCCCTTCAACTGCTAAATGCTTCTTCCTTTGACACCTTTGGAGGAAGACTCTTCTACAACCTGCATTTTCAG ATGGAAATGGCTCATACATTAGACACAGAAGTTCTCAGCGAGAAGATCTTGTCAATATGTGAGAAGCATCAAAGGATATAA